In the genome of Calothrix sp. PCC 6303, the window GTTATGAAGGATTTGGAAATGTTATTATCGAAGCAATGGCATGTGGTTTACCTGTAATATCAACTGATTGTCCTAGTGGACCTAGAGAAATTATTCGTGACGGAATAGATGGAATTTTAGTAGAAAATGAAAATATATCGTCTTTAAGTACAGCAATTGCTCGGTTAATATCTGATCCACAGGAACGTCAACGTCTAAGTAAAAATGCCTCAGAAGGAATTGAGAGATTTGAATTAAAAAAAATTGTTCAATCTTGGGAAAAGTTAGTTGACAAAACAGTCGATAGAAAAAAGAATTAAAATTTATATTAAATAATTATCTAATCTAATTAATAAAAACTATGGCTATCAAAAAAATTGCTACTTTTATACCTAATTTGCATGGTGGTGGAGCAGAAAAAATAGTTATTAATCTGCTCAAAGGGATGTTGAAGACTAATGTTTCTCTGGATTTAGTTTTAATTAATGCAGATGGACCATATCTGAGTCAAATACCAGACAAAGTTAGGGTGATTAACTTAGCAGCCGGACGATCGCTAAAATCTATTCTACCTCTATCGAATTACTTACGAAAGCACAAGCCGGATGCTATTATTTCTCATTTAAGTGAGGCTAACTTAGCTACTGTTTTAGCAAAGAAAATATCTCGCACCGAAAGCAAAGTTATACTTGTAGAACATAATACATTATCCGCGTCTAAATCCAAGTTAATACGAGCTAGGTTTTTTACTCCATTAATGAGAAAACTTTATCCTTATGCCGATACTATCGTAGGTGTTTCACAAGGTGTGTCCCAAGATTTGGAATGTCAGCTAAATCTAAGTAAAGGAAAAGTTCGTACTATATATAATCCGATTGTTGATTTTGATTTGATTAATAAAGCCAAATCATCTTTGGATCATCCGTGGTTTAGAAAAGGTTCACCACCTGTATTTTTAGCTGTAGGACGGTTGACAGAGCAGAAAGATTTTATGAATTTGATCCAAGCTTTTGCACTTTTAAGAAAACAAAGACATGCTCGTTTGCTTATTCTAGGTGAGGGTGAAAAACGAAGTGAATTAGAAGAACTGATTAATAAACTAGGAGTGAGGGAAGATGTTTCTTTACCTGGATTTGTTGATAACCCATATGCATATATGAGCCGAGCAAATGGATATGTGCTATCATCCCGCTGGGAAGGTTTACCAACTGTCTTAATTGAAGCAATGGCTTGTGGGTGTCCTGTCATTGCAACTGATTGTCCTAGTGGTCCAAGTGAAATTTTAGAAGCAGGTAAATATGGATCTTTAGTTCCAGTTGGGGATCCAAGAGCATTATCGTCTGCTATGTCAGATTTACTTGAATCACCTTTAAACAGGGATATTTTAAAGCAAAAGATTCTTGATTTTTCCATTGAACAGGGAACTAATAAAT includes:
- a CDS encoding glycosyltransferase → MAIKKIATFIPNLHGGGAEKIVINLLKGMLKTNVSLDLVLINADGPYLSQIPDKVRVINLAAGRSLKSILPLSNYLRKHKPDAIISHLSEANLATVLAKKISRTESKVILVEHNTLSASKSKLIRARFFTPLMRKLYPYADTIVGVSQGVSQDLECQLNLSKGKVRTIYNPIVDFDLINKAKSSLDHPWFRKGSPPVFLAVGRLTEQKDFMNLIQAFALLRKQRHARLLILGEGEKRSELEELINKLGVREDVSLPGFVDNPYAYMSRANGYVLSSRWEGLPTVLIEAMACGCPVIATDCPSGPSEILEAGKYGSLVPVGDPRALSSAMSDLLESPLNRDILKQKILDFSIEQGTNKYLKLLGYA